Part of the Mycoplasma mycoides subsp. mycoides SC str. PG1 genome is shown below.
GCAAATAAAAAGCTAATAGAGTTGCTATAGTATAACCTGATGATAAAAAGATTTTATTATCTTGCTTTTTTAAAATTACAGCAAATAATTTTCATAAAAAAACTAAAAATATTAATGTTGCTACACTTAATATTTCAAAACTAAAAACAGTTGAGTTAAAAAACGTTCTTAACGCATTTCCTGGCTGATTTGTCATTTATTCCTACGTTTCCCACTTAGTCGCGAAAACACTCAGTTTTCAGCGGCTATATTTTTTTATAAAAAAATATAATTTATTATGCTTTTATGCTTAAATATGATATAATAAAGACGTGAAGAAGTCAAGAAATGATGTAAAAAGACAATGAAGAACATCAATAGCAAGAGTTAAAAAAGGCGAATACTTATCAATTGGAGTGCCAAGACCAGATAACAAAGGTTTTGTATATAGATTGGGATATGGATATTTGCATGAATTAAAACAATATCACGATGATCCGCTAGCAATTATCAAAGCAATTATTGCAAACTTTCCATTGTCTTGAACAAAAGAACAAGCAAGAACTAAATTAGATGAAATTTTTAAAGAGAAAAAAGAAACCAAAAAAGAAGTTTTAGAAAGGTTTAAAGGTTACGAAGTAGTTGAAAAACTATTTGATTATTTCAATATTTTTAATGATTGTTCTCCCACAAAATCGACAACATTAAAAGATGTTGTTTTACAGTTGATTTATCAAAGAATTAAAAATCCAATAAGTGTTTTTAACACTTATAAGACAGCAAAAAAAGAAAAAATAGACACTCATTCAAAAAATTCATTTTATAGATCATTAGACTATATAGCAAAAAACAAAGATGAAATTTTAAGAAATTTAAATGTAAAAATTTGTGCAAATACCAATAGAAAAATTGATGTATTATGATTTGACGCAACAACTACTTATTTTGAAACATTTTCCCGTGAAGGTTATAAAAAACCTGGTTATTCAAAAGATGGAAAATTTAAAGAAGACCAGATTGTTATAGGTATGGCAACTGATGAAAATGGAATACCGTTACACTACAAAATATTTCCAGGAAATGTTGCTGATTCAAATACTTTAATACCATTTATGCTTGAAATTGCAGATATTTATGAAGTTAACAGTGTAACTATAATTGCTGACAAAGGAATGAGTGTTAATAGAAATATTAGATTTTTAGAATCTAAGAATTGAAAATACATAATCTCATACAGAATGAAAGCTGGAAGCAAACAATTTAAAGAGTATGTATTAGATGAAAAAGATTATATAAATGATGGTGGTTTGATATACAAAACTCGTGATATTGCATCTTCATACAATAAAAAAAGAATTAATGGACATTTTAGAAGACAAATAATTAGTTTTAGTCAAAAACGAGCAACTAAAGACAAAAACGATAGAGACATTTTAATTCAAAATTTCACTAAGAAAATGAATAAAGATAATCTTGTTTCTTGTGATGATTTAGCGGGATCTAAAAAATATAGATTCTTTAAACCTATAAACAAAGGTGCATTTTATGAACTTGACATAGAAAAAATACAAGAAGATCAAAAATATGATGGATACTATGTTTATGAAACAAATAGAACAGATTTATCAGTAAAAGAAGTTATTAATTTATATTCAAAACAATGACAAATTGAGTCTAATTTCAAGACATTAAAAGGTAAATTATCTCTTCGTCCAATGTATTTATCAACTTGAAACCATATTGTTGGTTACATTTGTTTATGTTTCATTTCATTAGTGTTTTTAAACTACATCATCTACATTTTAAATTCAAAATTAGGACTGACTGGAAAAAGCAAAATCACTGAGCATAAAGTGATTAATGTTATCAAAGAAG
Proteins encoded:
- a CDS encoding IS1634-like element IS1634 family transposase, giving the protein MSIGVPRPDNKGFVYRLGYGYLHELKQYHDDPLAIIKAIIANFPLSWTKEQARTKLDEIFKEKKETKKEVLERFKGYEVVEKLFDYFNIFNDCSPTKSTTLKDVVLQLIYQRIKNPISVFNTYKTAKKEKIDTHSKNSFYRSLDYIAKNKDEILRNLNVKICANTNRKIDVLWFDATTTYFETFSREGYKKPGYSKDGKFKEDQIVIGMATDENGIPLHYKIFPGNVADSNTLIPFMLEIADIYEVNSVTIIADKGMSVNRNIRFLESKNWKYIISYRMKAGSKQFKEYVLDEKDYINDGGLIYKTRDIASSYNKKRINGHFRRQIISFSQKRATKDKNDRDILIQNFTKKMNKDNLVSCDDLAGSKKYRFFKPINKGAFYELDIEKIQEDQKYDGYYVYETNRTDLSVKEVINLYSKQWQIESNFKTLKGKLSLRPMYLSTWNHIVGYICLCFISLVFLNYIIYILNSKLGLTGKSKITEHKVINVIKEVKEIEVFVNKQKIETIQVYNDELQESWQTYQILLELLTKEKVT